The Leclercia sp. S52 genome has a segment encoding these proteins:
- the coaA gene encoding type I pantothenate kinase, which yields MSKKEQTLMTPYLQFSRSQWAALRDSVPMTLTEGEIARLKGINEDLSLEEVAEIYLPLSRLLNFYISSNLRRQAVLEQFLGTNGQRIPYIISIAGSVAVGKSTTARVLQALLSRWPEHRSVELITTDGFLHPNEVLKERGLMKKKGFPLSYDMHRLVKFVSDLKSGVPNVTAPVYSHLIYDRIPDGDKTVVQPDILILEGLNVLQSGMDYPHDPHHVFVSDFVDFSIYVDAPEDLLQNWYINRFLKFREGAFTDPDSYFHNYAQLSKDEAVNVATSLWNEINYVNLKENILPTRERASLILTKSEKHAVDQIRLRK from the coding sequence ATGAGCAAAAAAGAGCAAACGTTAATGACGCCTTATCTCCAGTTTAGCCGCAGCCAGTGGGCTGCTCTGCGTGACTCCGTCCCCATGACCTTAACGGAAGGCGAAATCGCACGGCTAAAAGGGATAAACGAAGACCTGTCGCTTGAAGAAGTGGCTGAAATTTATTTGCCTCTATCGCGTTTGCTGAATTTCTATATCAGTTCCAACCTCCGCCGACAGGCCGTACTGGAGCAGTTCCTCGGTACTAACGGGCAGCGCATTCCTTATATCATCAGTATTGCCGGCAGCGTCGCCGTGGGTAAAAGCACCACCGCACGTGTTCTGCAGGCGCTGCTGAGCCGCTGGCCGGAACACCGCAGCGTGGAGCTGATCACCACCGACGGCTTCCTGCACCCTAACGAGGTGTTAAAGGAACGCGGGCTAATGAAGAAGAAGGGCTTCCCGCTCTCTTATGATATGCATCGTCTGGTGAAATTCGTGTCGGACCTGAAGTCCGGCGTACCAAACGTGACGGCGCCGGTCTATTCGCACCTGATTTACGACCGCATCCCTGACGGGGATAAAACGGTGGTGCAGCCGGACATCCTGATTCTGGAAGGGTTAAACGTTCTGCAGAGCGGAATGGATTATCCCCACGATCCGCATCATGTTTTTGTCTCTGACTTTGTCGATTTCTCTATCTACGTCGATGCGCCGGAAGATCTGCTGCAGAACTGGTATATCAATCGCTTCCTTAAGTTCCGCGAAGGAGCGTTCACCGATCCTGACTCTTACTTCCATAACTACGCCCAGCTCTCGAAAGACGAGGCCGTTAATGTGGCGACGTCGCTATGGAATGAGATCAACTACGTGAACCTGAAAGAGAACATTCTGCCAACGCGCGAGCGCGCCAGCCTGATCCTCACCAAGAGTGAGAAACACGCTGTCGACCAGATTCGTTTACGGAAATAG